Proteins encoded by one window of Microbacterium testaceum:
- a CDS encoding PucR family transcriptional regulator: MVDTAVAPPSLRALLARRDLRLRLVAGEDELPAGSIDRPVRWVHSSDLVDPTPFLSEGLVLLTTGTQFADTDDYTAYVSRLLARGVRALGFGTEVVRDGIPVGLAAACLAAGMPLFEVPYRTPFIAVARAGAEAIAAESYARRSWSLAAQRAVSLAALRPDGLSATLAELSRQLGCWVGLFDAAGTLSTEHPAGGLGAPALDVVAAEVTTMLRRGTRAASTVRPNDTSVSLQTLGRGGHLRGVLALTADDLDHEARSVVTAVVAMAALALEQQDGLGRAIGTFRAGLVQSLATDDPALARRAGRDLFGPLPTAPVVVAVTPAASTRSTALTEWLELRAQERRGEMFFGRGDDGLVIVVPAAARDALAEVADRFEIVVGCSAPTGYDAFSAALTQARTARDRLATPGVADFADTARAGLLAALGSEAARTVAAGALVPLRTYDEAQGSALLETLDAWLAHDCSHEATAQALGIHRHTVRARVAQAERVLDRDLSSFSARAELWAALRLAE; the protein is encoded by the coding sequence ATGGTCGACACCGCCGTCGCGCCGCCGAGTCTGCGCGCCCTCCTCGCGCGCCGTGACCTGCGACTGCGCCTCGTCGCCGGCGAGGACGAACTCCCGGCCGGGAGCATCGATCGCCCCGTGCGGTGGGTGCACTCCAGCGACCTCGTCGACCCCACCCCGTTCCTCAGCGAGGGGCTCGTCCTGCTGACGACGGGGACGCAGTTCGCCGATACGGACGACTACACCGCGTACGTGTCGCGGCTGCTCGCCCGGGGCGTTCGAGCCCTGGGTTTCGGCACCGAGGTCGTGCGCGACGGCATCCCGGTGGGCCTCGCCGCGGCCTGCCTCGCTGCGGGCATGCCGTTGTTCGAAGTTCCCTACCGCACCCCCTTCATCGCCGTGGCCCGCGCCGGCGCCGAGGCGATCGCCGCCGAGTCCTACGCGCGGCGCAGTTGGTCTCTCGCGGCGCAGCGCGCGGTCTCGCTCGCCGCCCTGCGCCCCGACGGCCTCTCGGCGACGCTCGCCGAACTCTCGCGCCAGCTGGGCTGCTGGGTCGGCCTCTTCGACGCGGCCGGCACCCTGAGCACCGAGCACCCGGCGGGTGGACTCGGCGCGCCCGCCCTCGACGTCGTCGCCGCCGAGGTCACGACGATGCTCCGCCGCGGCACGCGCGCGGCCTCCACCGTGCGCCCGAACGACACCTCGGTGAGCCTGCAGACCCTGGGCCGCGGCGGGCACCTGCGCGGCGTGCTCGCGCTCACGGCCGACGACCTCGACCACGAGGCGCGCAGCGTCGTGACCGCCGTGGTCGCGATGGCCGCCCTCGCCCTCGAGCAGCAGGACGGTCTCGGCCGGGCCATCGGCACCTTCCGCGCCGGTCTCGTGCAGTCGCTCGCGACCGACGATCCCGCGCTGGCCCGACGCGCGGGCCGCGATCTGTTCGGCCCGCTGCCGACCGCCCCCGTCGTGGTGGCGGTGACGCCCGCGGCATCCACTCGTTCCACCGCCCTCACCGAGTGGCTCGAGCTGCGCGCGCAGGAGCGTCGCGGCGAGATGTTCTTCGGTCGCGGCGACGACGGGCTCGTCATCGTCGTGCCCGCCGCAGCCCGCGACGCGCTGGCCGAGGTCGCCGACCGGTTCGAGATCGTCGTCGGGTGCTCGGCGCCCACCGGCTACGACGCCTTCTCGGCCGCCCTGACCCAGGCGCGCACCGCGCGCGACCGGCTCGCCACTCCCGGCGTCGCCGACTTCGCCGACACCGCGCGCGCGGGACTTCTGGCCGCCCTCGGATCCGAGGCGGCGCGCACCGTCGCCGCGGGTGCCCTGGTTCCGCTGCGGACCTACGACGAGGCGCAGGGGTCCGCGTTGCTCGAGACGCTGGACGCCTGGCTCGCCCACGACTGCTCGCACGAGGCGACCGCGCAGGCCCTCGGCATCCATCGCCACACCGTGCGCGCCCGGGTCGCCCAGGCCGAGCGCGTGCTCGATCGCGACCTGTCGTCGTTCTCTGCGCGCGCCGAGCTGTGGGCGGCGCTGCGGCTGGCCGAATAG
- the nusG gene encoding transcription termination/antitermination protein NusG — translation MSERYVDDADWATAAEQSSEDDEAQEGNVLESQERASDSAEHTAVHIVDDETDTDDADLGDIDITDPEADAIVNDALEIDETSEAEAAAEVLTDALAEEQAEEAAEAADEVTPYDGPDVNGEPDAPVLDGDFVDEVSAAASVVDEAEVAESPADAATDVDADETDEDADPYEAFRAELRSLPGKWFVIHSYAGFERKVKANIEQRKSTLEVEDDIYQVEVPMEDVVEIKNGQRKMVNRVRIPGYVLVRMDLNEDTWSVVRHTPGVTGFVGNAHNPTPLRFEEAFNMLKSLVEVKESAPVKGAAAKGSATTARVIPAEVDFETGETITIKEGSFAGLPGTISEIKPESGKLTVLVSLFERETPVELSFDQVTKMI, via the coding sequence GTGTCTGAAAGATATGTCGACGACGCCGACTGGGCGACGGCCGCTGAGCAGTCCAGCGAGGACGACGAAGCCCAGGAGGGCAACGTGCTCGAGTCCCAGGAGCGCGCCTCCGACTCGGCCGAGCACACGGCCGTCCACATCGTCGACGACGAGACCGACACCGACGACGCCGACCTCGGCGACATCGACATCACCGACCCGGAGGCGGACGCGATCGTGAACGACGCTCTCGAGATCGACGAGACCAGCGAGGCCGAGGCCGCCGCCGAGGTCCTCACCGACGCCCTCGCCGAGGAGCAGGCCGAAGAGGCCGCCGAGGCTGCCGACGAGGTCACCCCCTACGACGGCCCCGACGTCAACGGCGAGCCCGACGCTCCCGTGCTCGACGGGGACTTCGTCGACGAGGTCTCCGCCGCGGCATCCGTCGTCGACGAGGCCGAGGTAGCCGAGTCGCCGGCCGACGCCGCGACCGATGTCGACGCCGACGAGACCGACGAGGACGCCGACCCGTACGAGGCGTTCCGCGCCGAGCTGCGCTCGCTCCCGGGCAAGTGGTTCGTCATCCACTCCTACGCCGGTTTCGAGCGCAAGGTGAAGGCCAACATCGAGCAGCGCAAGTCGACGCTCGAGGTCGAGGACGACATCTACCAGGTCGAGGTCCCCATGGAGGACGTCGTCGAGATCAAGAACGGCCAGCGCAAGATGGTCAACCGCGTGCGCATCCCCGGCTACGTGCTGGTGCGCATGGACCTCAACGAAGACACCTGGTCGGTCGTCCGTCACACCCCCGGTGTCACCGGCTTCGTGGGCAACGCCCACAACCCGACGCCGCTGCGTTTCGAAGAGGCCTTCAACATGCTGAAGAGCCTCGTCGAGGTCAAGGAGTCCGCTCCCGTCAAGGGTGCCGCGGCCAAGGGCTCGGCCACCACGGCCCGCGTCATCCCCGCCGAGGTCGACTTCGAGACCGGCGAGACCATCACGATCAAGGAAGGCTCGTTCGCGGGCCTGCCCGGCACGATCAGCGAGATCAAGCCCGAGAGCGGCAAGCTCACGGTGCTGGTGTCGCTCTTCGAGCGCGAGACTCCGGTCGAGCTGTCGTTCGACCAGGTCACCAAGATGATCTGA
- the secE gene encoding preprotein translocase subunit SecE, with protein MTQDEAKGEIVAERGAPREKKLNFFARIALFIRQVFAELRKVVTPTRQELIKFTAVVLGFVVVMMAIVYGLDVLFVWITTAVFGVPGTAGA; from the coding sequence ATGACGCAGGACGAGGCGAAGGGCGAGATCGTCGCTGAGCGCGGCGCGCCCCGCGAGAAGAAGCTCAACTTCTTCGCGCGGATCGCCCTCTTCATTCGTCAGGTCTTCGCGGAACTGCGCAAGGTCGTCACGCCGACGCGGCAGGAGCTGATCAAGTTCACCGCCGTCGTCCTCGGGTTCGTCGTCGTCATGATGGCGATCGTCTACGGCCTCGACGTGTTGTTCGTGTGGATCACCACCGCCGTCTTCGGCGTCCCCGGTACCGCCGGCGCCTGA
- a CDS encoding universal stress protein, with product MTARRVVVGYTATDAGADALALGARLGAALDASVHAVVVLPSAENNVSIPTDAGYERLVQDTARGWLREAVAPYPGIRGHVRFAQAVSDGLVAAAEEFDAGVIVVGTGGGGPRGRHRLGTTAEELVHSAPVPVALAPEGARDVDPGVGLPRVTAAIGTRPGADVLLETAASVSRRAKAPLRLLSLAGIDLPGRVDASLTRLTGQAHAESVLESVRAALPAEIEAEALVGAGSDIEDAVSRIDWLPGEVALVGSSRLAQPRRLFLGSTAGRILRALPVPMIVVPRTSEASS from the coding sequence ATGACCGCGCGCCGCGTGGTCGTCGGGTACACCGCGACCGACGCGGGTGCCGACGCCCTCGCGCTCGGGGCGCGTCTGGGCGCGGCCCTCGACGCCTCCGTACACGCGGTGGTCGTGCTGCCCTCCGCCGAGAACAACGTCTCGATCCCGACCGATGCCGGCTACGAGCGGCTCGTGCAGGACACCGCCCGCGGCTGGTTGCGCGAGGCCGTGGCTCCGTACCCCGGCATCCGCGGTCACGTCCGCTTCGCGCAGGCGGTGTCGGACGGTCTCGTCGCCGCCGCCGAGGAGTTCGACGCCGGCGTGATCGTCGTCGGTACCGGCGGGGGAGGGCCGCGCGGTCGACACCGCCTCGGCACCACCGCCGAAGAGCTCGTGCATTCAGCGCCCGTCCCGGTTGCCCTCGCCCCCGAGGGCGCGCGCGACGTCGACCCGGGGGTGGGGCTCCCGCGCGTCACCGCCGCGATCGGCACGCGCCCCGGGGCGGACGTCCTGCTCGAGACGGCGGCATCCGTCTCCCGCCGGGCGAAGGCACCGCTGCGACTGCTCTCGCTCGCGGGCATTGATCTTCCGGGGCGCGTCGACGCGTCGCTGACCCGGCTGACCGGTCAGGCCCACGCCGAGAGCGTGCTGGAGTCCGTCCGCGCCGCCCTCCCCGCCGAGATCGAGGCCGAGGCCCTGGTCGGTGCCGGATCCGACATCGAGGACGCGGTCTCTCGCATCGACTGGCTGCCGGGCGAAGTCGCCCTGGTCGGCTCGAGCCGTCTCGCGCAACCGCGTCGCCTGTTCCTCGGTTCCACCGCCGGGCGCATCCTGCGCGCCCTTCCCGTCCCCATGATCGTGGTGCCCCGCACCTCGGAGGCTTCCTCATGA
- a CDS encoding APC family permease, translating to MTTPRNDASPAPDSAVTTGISNKGLRVGSIGMIGAVVIGISTIAPAYTLTGALGPTVSAVGFQVPAIILVGFIPMLLVALGYRELNSRMPDAGTSFTWAARAFGPWVGWMAGWGLIAATVIVLSNLAGIAVDFLFLLIAQVTGNPEIAELTRVVPINIAVCLLFMLLATIVSYRDLQTTQRLQYGLVGFQILVLLVFAGAAVVEMMNGNAFDASPVQLSWFNPFEVDSFSAFAAGLSLSIFIFWGWDVILTMNEETKDPDKTPGRAATVTVFLIVALYLLIAVALLMFAGNGTGELGLGNEDIQENVFFHLSGPILGPLAFLVSLAVLTSSASSLQATFVGPARTLLAMAHYDALPQKFATVSPRFFTPGYATIVSAIVASVFYAVMRVLSENVLTDTITALGAMICFYYGLTAFACVWYFRKQWFDSVRNVLLTLLAPLVGGVILAVLFVTTLIDSASPDYGSGSEIGGVGLVFVITVVIIVAGLVLMIAQRIASPGFFRGETLGREAPASARRRRITS from the coding sequence ATGACCACCCCTCGCAACGACGCGAGCCCCGCACCCGACAGCGCCGTCACCACCGGCATCTCCAACAAGGGACTCCGCGTCGGCTCGATCGGCATGATCGGCGCCGTCGTCATCGGCATCTCGACCATCGCGCCCGCCTACACGCTCACCGGAGCGCTCGGCCCGACCGTCTCGGCGGTCGGCTTCCAGGTGCCGGCGATCATCCTCGTCGGGTTCATCCCGATGCTGCTGGTGGCCCTCGGCTATCGAGAACTGAATTCGCGGATGCCGGATGCCGGCACCTCCTTCACCTGGGCGGCTCGCGCCTTCGGCCCCTGGGTCGGGTGGATGGCCGGGTGGGGCCTGATCGCCGCCACGGTCATCGTGCTGTCGAACCTGGCCGGCATCGCCGTCGACTTCCTGTTCCTGCTGATCGCACAGGTCACGGGCAACCCCGAGATCGCCGAGCTCACGCGGGTCGTCCCGATCAACATCGCGGTGTGCCTGCTGTTCATGCTGCTGGCGACGATCGTGTCGTACCGCGACCTGCAGACCACGCAGCGTCTGCAGTACGGTCTCGTCGGTTTCCAGATCCTGGTGCTGCTCGTCTTCGCCGGCGCCGCGGTCGTCGAGATGATGAACGGCAACGCGTTCGATGCGAGCCCGGTGCAGCTGTCGTGGTTCAACCCCTTCGAGGTCGACTCGTTCAGCGCGTTCGCCGCCGGGCTCTCGCTGTCGATCTTCATCTTCTGGGGATGGGACGTCATCCTTACCATGAACGAAGAGACGAAGGACCCCGACAAGACGCCCGGTCGGGCCGCCACCGTGACGGTGTTCCTCATCGTGGCGCTGTACCTGCTCATCGCCGTCGCGCTGCTGATGTTCGCCGGCAACGGCACGGGGGAGCTGGGCCTCGGCAACGAGGACATCCAGGAGAACGTCTTCTTCCACCTGTCGGGGCCGATTCTCGGGCCGCTCGCGTTCCTCGTCTCGCTCGCGGTGCTCACCAGCTCGGCATCCTCGCTGCAGGCGACCTTCGTGGGCCCGGCGCGCACGCTCCTGGCCATGGCGCACTACGACGCTCTTCCCCAGAAGTTCGCCACGGTCAGCCCGCGCTTCTTCACCCCCGGCTACGCCACCATCGTCTCGGCGATCGTCGCCTCGGTGTTCTACGCGGTCATGCGCGTGCTGAGCGAGAACGTGCTGACCGACACGATCACGGCCCTCGGCGCGATGATCTGCTTCTACTACGGGCTCACCGCGTTCGCGTGCGTCTGGTACTTCCGCAAGCAGTGGTTCGACTCGGTGCGCAACGTCCTCCTGACGCTGCTCGCGCCCCTCGTGGGCGGGGTGATCCTCGCGGTGCTGTTCGTGACCACCCTCATCGACAGCGCCAGCCCCGACTACGGCTCGGGCTCGGAGATCGGCGGTGTGGGCCTCGTGTTCGTGATCACGGTCGTCATCATCGTCGCGGGCCTCGTCCTCATGATCGCGCAGCGCATCGCCAGCCCCGGCTTCTTCCGGGGTGAGACCCTGGGTCGCGAAGCGCCCGCCAGCGCCCGCCGCCGCCGCATCACGTCCTGA
- a CDS encoding NAD-dependent succinate-semialdehyde dehydrogenase — protein MSDYAVVNPATGETLAEYDTLSDSGVEEAIASAHDGYRVWSRTAPAERAEALRHVAQLHRDRRDDLAAIIVREMGKPLEAALGEVDFAADITEYYADNIDKITGDSPLDILGEGTAVIRRSPLGVLLGIMPWNFPYYQVARFAAPNLAVGNTILLKHAPQCPESAEALQAIYRDAGLPEGAYVNIRATNDQAATIIADRRVQGVSVTGSERAGAAVAEIAGRNLKKVALELGGSDPFILLSTDDLDAAVQSAVDARLDNNGQSCNGAKRFIVIDELYDAFLEKFTAALGEAKVGDPFADDTVLGPLSSLAAAERLDEQVQRAVAQGATVEVGGTRDGAFFPGTVLTGVTSEMDAYGEEFFGPVGTVYRVSSEDEAVDLANDTGYGLGSYVFTTDAEQAERIADRIEAGMVYVNVVLADSPELPFGGVKRSGTSREMGLLAADEFVNKKLIRTA, from the coding sequence ATGAGCGACTACGCCGTCGTCAATCCCGCCACCGGTGAGACCCTCGCCGAGTACGACACGCTGAGCGATTCCGGGGTGGAAGAGGCCATCGCCTCCGCCCACGACGGGTACCGCGTCTGGTCGCGCACCGCCCCGGCCGAGCGCGCCGAGGCCCTGCGCCACGTCGCTCAGCTGCACCGTGATCGGCGTGACGATCTCGCCGCGATCATCGTGCGCGAGATGGGCAAGCCGCTCGAGGCCGCCCTCGGCGAGGTCGACTTCGCCGCCGACATCACCGAGTACTACGCCGACAACATCGACAAGATCACGGGCGACAGCCCCCTCGACATCCTGGGCGAGGGCACCGCGGTCATCCGCCGTTCGCCGCTGGGCGTGCTGCTCGGCATCATGCCGTGGAACTTCCCGTACTACCAGGTCGCCCGGTTCGCCGCCCCGAACCTCGCTGTCGGCAACACCATCCTCCTCAAGCACGCGCCGCAATGCCCCGAGTCGGCCGAGGCGCTCCAGGCGATCTACCGCGACGCCGGGCTCCCCGAGGGCGCGTACGTGAACATCCGCGCGACCAACGACCAGGCGGCGACCATCATCGCCGACCGTCGCGTCCAGGGCGTCTCGGTCACGGGTTCCGAGCGCGCGGGTGCGGCCGTCGCCGAGATCGCGGGCCGCAACCTCAAGAAGGTCGCGCTCGAGCTCGGCGGGTCCGACCCCTTCATCCTGCTGTCGACGGATGATCTGGATGCCGCTGTGCAGTCGGCCGTCGACGCGCGCCTCGACAACAACGGGCAGTCGTGCAACGGCGCCAAGCGTTTCATCGTGATCGACGAGCTCTACGACGCCTTCCTCGAGAAGTTCACGGCGGCGCTGGGCGAGGCGAAGGTCGGCGACCCCTTCGCCGACGACACCGTGCTCGGCCCTCTGTCCTCCCTCGCAGCGGCGGAGCGCCTCGACGAGCAGGTGCAGCGCGCGGTGGCCCAGGGGGCGACCGTGGAGGTCGGCGGAACTCGCGACGGCGCCTTCTTCCCCGGGACCGTCCTCACGGGCGTCACGAGCGAGATGGACGCGTACGGCGAGGAGTTCTTCGGGCCCGTCGGTACCGTCTACCGCGTCTCGAGCGAGGACGAGGCCGTCGATCTCGCGAACGACACCGGCTACGGCCTCGGCTCGTACGTGTTCACGACGGATGCCGAGCAGGCTGAGCGCATCGCGGATCGCATCGAGGCCGGCATGGTCTACGTCAACGTCGTCCTCGCCGACTCGCCCGAGCTGCCGTTCGGCGGGGTCAAGCGCAGCGGCACCTCGCGCGAGATGGGGCTGCTGGCGGCCGACGAGTTCGTCAACAAGAAGCTCATCCGCACGGCGTGA
- the rplA gene encoding 50S ribosomal protein L1 encodes MATKSKAFRAAAEKIAADTFYTPTEAVALAKETGSKKFDSTVEVALKLSVDPRKADQMVRGTVILPHGTGKTARVIVFANGPAAEAALAAGADEVGGAELIEKVAAGYTSFDAAVSTPELMGQVGRLGKVLGPRGLMPNPKTGTVTPNPAKAVEEIKGGKIEFRVDKHANVHFVVGKASFTAEQLDENLAAALEEIVRLKPSSSKGRYIQKGAVSTTFGPGIPLDVNVIV; translated from the coding sequence ATGGCTACCAAGTCCAAGGCATTCCGCGCCGCTGCTGAGAAGATCGCGGCCGACACGTTCTACACCCCGACCGAGGCCGTCGCCCTCGCGAAGGAGACCGGCTCGAAGAAGTTCGACTCGACCGTCGAGGTCGCGCTGAAGCTTTCGGTCGACCCCCGTAAGGCCGACCAGATGGTCCGCGGCACGGTCATCCTCCCCCACGGCACGGGTAAGACCGCGCGCGTCATCGTCTTCGCCAACGGCCCCGCGGCCGAGGCGGCTCTCGCCGCCGGCGCCGACGAGGTCGGTGGAGCCGAGCTCATCGAGAAGGTCGCGGCCGGCTACACGTCGTTCGACGCCGCCGTCTCGACCCCCGAGCTCATGGGCCAGGTCGGTCGCCTCGGCAAGGTCCTCGGACCCCGCGGCCTCATGCCGAACCCCAAGACCGGCACCGTGACCCCCAACCCGGCCAAGGCCGTCGAGGAGATCAAGGGCGGAAAGATCGAGTTCCGCGTCGACAAGCACGCCAACGTGCACTTCGTCGTCGGCAAGGCGTCGTTCACCGCTGAGCAGCTCGACGAGAACCTCGCCGCCGCTCTCGAGGAGATCGTCCGCCTCAAGCCCTCGAGCTCGAAGGGTCGTTACATCCAGAAGGGCGCCGTGTCGACCACGTTCGGCCCCGGCATCCCGCTGGACGTCAACGTCATCGTCTGA
- the rplK gene encoding 50S ribosomal protein L11, protein MAPKKKVTGLIKLQIKAGAANPAPPIGPALGQHGVNIMEFCKAYNAATEAQRGNVIPVEITVYEDRSFTFILKTPPAAELIKKAAGLAKGSSTPHTVKVGKLTKDQVREIATTKQPDLNANDIEAASKIIAGTARSMGITVED, encoded by the coding sequence ATGGCACCCAAGAAAAAGGTGACCGGCCTGATCAAGCTCCAGATCAAGGCGGGCGCGGCCAACCCCGCGCCGCCGATCGGTCCGGCGCTCGGTCAGCACGGCGTCAACATCATGGAGTTCTGCAAGGCCTACAACGCGGCGACCGAAGCCCAGCGCGGCAACGTCATCCCCGTTGAGATCACGGTCTACGAAGACCGCAGCTTCACCTTCATCCTGAAGACCCCGCCGGCGGCGGAGCTCATCAAGAAGGCAGCCGGACTGGCCAAGGGCTCGTCCACGCCGCACACGGTCAAGGTGGGCAAGCTCACCAAGGACCAGGTTCGCGAGATCGCCACCACGAAGCAGCCCGACCTGAACGCGAACGACATCGAGGCCGCCTCGAAGATCATCGCCGGCACCGCCCGTTCCATGGGCATCACGGTCGAGGACTGA
- a CDS encoding flavin monoamine oxidase family protein translates to MDEITRDVVVIGAGAAGLTAANDLRKAGLSVVVLEARDRVGGRLWTDVIDGAMLELGGQWVSPDQQALIDTAADLGLPLYSRYREGDSVYVGPDGEAKRFTGEMFPVAPDTEKVIDEVTARLDAMVAEIDPDRPWAHPRAAEWDAISWDAWLRQQTDDDEAIRNLAFATGSAMLTKPTHTFSLLQSLHMAASAGSYSNLVDADFILDKRVVGGLQQVPELLAERLGDDVILNQPVRRIVWGAEAPTPARSADSATGQRVDDLRALTARVDAAKSSTDGVTVIADGVTVRARFAILALAPVLYSRISFEPPLPRLQHQMHQHISMGFVIKVHAVYEKPFWREKGLSGTAFSPYELAHEAYDNTNHGDERGTLVGFVSDHNADDLFRLSAEERRERILESLSHYYGPEAKNPVVYYESDWGTEEWTRGAYAASFDMGGLHRYGADLREPVGAIHLACSDMAGAGFQHVDGAIRQGRRAATEILERTRG, encoded by the coding sequence ATGGACGAGATCACCCGCGACGTGGTCGTCATCGGAGCCGGCGCCGCCGGCCTCACCGCCGCAAACGACCTGCGCAAGGCCGGCCTCTCGGTCGTCGTGCTCGAGGCTCGCGACCGCGTCGGCGGTCGCCTCTGGACCGACGTCATCGACGGAGCCATGCTCGAGCTCGGCGGCCAGTGGGTCTCGCCCGACCAGCAGGCCCTCATCGACACCGCCGCCGACCTCGGCCTGCCCCTGTACAGCCGCTACCGCGAGGGTGACAGCGTGTACGTCGGTCCCGACGGTGAGGCGAAGCGGTTCACGGGCGAGATGTTCCCGGTCGCGCCCGACACCGAGAAGGTCATCGACGAGGTCACCGCGCGCCTCGACGCCATGGTCGCCGAGATCGACCCCGACCGGCCGTGGGCGCACCCCCGAGCCGCGGAGTGGGATGCGATCTCGTGGGACGCGTGGCTCCGCCAGCAGACCGACGACGACGAGGCGATCCGCAACCTCGCGTTCGCCACGGGCTCGGCGATGCTCACCAAGCCCACGCACACGTTCTCGCTGCTGCAATCGCTGCACATGGCGGCATCCGCGGGCTCGTACTCGAACCTCGTCGACGCCGACTTCATCCTCGACAAGCGCGTGGTCGGCGGTCTCCAGCAGGTGCCCGAGCTGCTCGCCGAGCGTCTGGGCGACGACGTCATCCTCAACCAGCCGGTGCGCCGCATCGTCTGGGGTGCCGAGGCGCCGACGCCCGCTCGCTCCGCCGACAGCGCGACGGGGCAGCGGGTCGACGACCTGCGCGCCCTGACCGCGCGCGTCGATGCGGCGAAGTCCTCGACCGACGGCGTCACCGTGATCGCCGACGGCGTGACGGTCCGCGCGCGCTTCGCGATCCTCGCCCTCGCACCGGTGCTGTACTCGCGCATCTCGTTCGAGCCCCCGCTGCCGCGCCTGCAGCATCAGATGCACCAGCACATCTCCATGGGCTTCGTCATCAAGGTGCACGCCGTCTACGAGAAGCCGTTCTGGCGCGAGAAAGGCCTGTCGGGCACCGCCTTCAGCCCCTACGAGCTCGCCCACGAGGCCTACGACAACACCAACCACGGCGACGAGCGCGGAACCCTCGTGGGCTTCGTCTCGGACCACAACGCCGACGACCTGTTCCGGCTCAGCGCCGAGGAGCGCCGCGAGCGCATCCTCGAGTCGCTGTCGCACTACTACGGCCCCGAAGCGAAGAACCCCGTCGTCTACTACGAGAGCGACTGGGGCACTGAGGAGTGGACCCGCGGGGCGTACGCCGCGAGCTTCGACATGGGCGGTCTGCACCGCTACGGTGCCGACCTCCGCGAGCCCGTCGGCGCGATCCACCTCGCGTGCAGCGACATGGCCGGTGCCGGGTTCCAGCACGTCGACGGCGCCATCCGTCAGGGCCGCCGCGCCGCCACGGAGATCCTCGAGCGGACGCGCGGATGA
- the gabT gene encoding 4-aminobutyrate--2-oxoglutarate transaminase gives MSLDTLPLVGGPTLPQERRLVTAIPGPRSQELLERKAAAVASGVGHTVPIQAVAAGGGVVVDADGNSLIDLGSGIAVTSVGNAHPAVVKAVQDQVAAFTHTCFMISPYDSYVSVAEALNRLTPGDHAKKSALFNSGAEAVENAVKIARKFTGRQAVVAFDHAYHGRTNLTMALTAKNMPYKSGFGPFAAEVYRAPLSYPFRDGLSGPDAAAKAISLIEKQVGAENLAAVIIEPIQGEGGFIVPADGFLNAIVNWCRDNGVVFIADEVQSGFARTGAMFASEHFGIVPDLVTTAKGIAGGLPLAAVTGRAEIMDATHTGGLGGTYGGNPIACAAALASIDAFENEGFVERAREIGELLLGRLREMQQSDPRIGDVRGHGAMIAAEFVDPATGAPDAALTSAVAKAAIAEGVIVLTCGTYGNVIRFLPPLSIGDDLLTEGLDVVAAALARS, from the coding sequence ATGAGCCTCGACACCCTTCCCCTCGTCGGCGGTCCGACCCTTCCGCAGGAGCGCCGCCTCGTCACCGCCATCCCCGGCCCGCGCTCGCAGGAGCTCCTCGAGCGCAAGGCCGCCGCCGTGGCATCCGGAGTCGGCCACACCGTGCCGATCCAGGCCGTCGCCGCCGGTGGGGGAGTCGTCGTCGACGCCGACGGCAACTCGCTCATCGACCTCGGCTCGGGCATCGCCGTGACCAGCGTCGGCAACGCCCACCCCGCGGTCGTGAAGGCCGTGCAGGATCAGGTGGCGGCGTTCACCCACACCTGCTTCATGATCTCGCCGTACGACTCGTACGTCTCGGTCGCCGAGGCGCTCAACCGCCTCACCCCCGGCGACCACGCCAAGAAGAGCGCGCTGTTCAACTCCGGCGCCGAGGCGGTCGAGAACGCCGTCAAGATCGCCCGCAAGTTCACCGGTCGTCAGGCCGTCGTCGCGTTCGACCACGCCTACCACGGCCGCACCAACCTCACGATGGCGCTGACGGCCAAGAACATGCCGTACAAGAGCGGCTTCGGACCCTTCGCCGCCGAGGTCTACCGCGCTCCGCTGTCGTACCCGTTCCGTGACGGACTCTCGGGACCGGATGCCGCGGCCAAGGCCATCTCGCTGATCGAGAAGCAGGTCGGCGCCGAGAACCTCGCGGCGGTCATCATCGAGCCCATCCAGGGCGAGGGCGGCTTCATCGTCCCCGCCGACGGCTTCCTCAACGCGATCGTCAACTGGTGCCGTGACAACGGCGTCGTCTTCATCGCCGACGAGGTGCAGTCGGGCTTCGCCCGCACCGGCGCGATGTTCGCGAGCGAGCACTTCGGCATCGTCCCCGACCTCGTCACCACCGCCAAGGGCATCGCCGGCGGTCTGCCGCTCGCGGCGGTCACGGGCCGCGCCGAGATCATGGACGCCACGCACACCGGCGGCCTCGGCGGCACCTACGGCGGAAACCCGATCGCCTGCGCCGCCGCGCTGGCCTCGATCGACGCCTTCGAGAACGAAGGGTTCGTCGAGCGCGCCCGCGAGATTGGCGAGCTGCTGCTCGGCCGCCTGCGCGAGATGCAGCAGAGCGACCCGCGCATCGGCGACGTCCGCGGCCACGGCGCGATGATCGCCGCCGAGTTCGTCGACCCCGCCACCGGTGCGCCGGACGCGGCCCTCACTTCCGCGGTGGCCAAGGCCGCCATCGCCGAGGGCGTGATCGTGCTCACCTGCGGCACCTACGGCAACGTCATCCGGTTCCTGCCGCCGCTGTCGATCGGCGACGACCTGCTGACCGAGGGTCTCGACGTCGTCGCCGCGGCCCTGGCCCGCAGCTGA